Below is a window of Streptomyces genisteinicus DNA.
AACCAGGCCCGGCCACTTCGACGGCATGCTGACCGTCGTCGCCAAGCTGCTCCACCTCACCTCGCCGGACGTGGCGCTGTTCGGGCAGAAGGACGCCCAGCAGCTCGCCCTCATCCGGCGCATGGTGCGCGACCTGAACTTCCCGGTGGAGATCGTCGGCGTGCCCACCGTCCGCGAGGAGAGCGGCCTCGCCCGCTCCAGCCGCAACCAGTACCTCTCGCCGGCCGAGCGGGGCACCGCCCTCGCGCTGTCCCGGGCGCTCTTCGCCGCCCGGGACCGGCTCGCCGCCCAGCAGGCGCTGCACGCCCGCGCCGAGGCCGTGCCCGCCGCCCCGGCCCGGGCCGCGGCCCTCTCCGCCATGGGCGAGGCGCGGGCCGCGGCGGACGCCCACGCGGTCGCCCAGGCCGGCCCCCCGGTCGGCGCCGCCGCCGTGCGCGCGGCCGCCGCGGCCGTGCTGGAGGAGGCCGCCCGGTCGACGCCGCCGCTGCTGCTGGACTACCTGGCGCTCGTCGACCCGGCCGGCTTCACCGAGGTTGCCGACGACCACACCGGGGACGCGGTCCTCGCGGTCGCCGCCAAGGTCGGCACGACCCGGCTGATCGACAACATCCCCCTGACGTTCGGAGCTCCGCAGTGACCGGAATACGGCCCGAGGCCGGCACCCGGCTGGCCGCCCCCGCCCCCGGGTGGGCCATCGAGGCCGACGTGGCCGTGGTCGGCTCCGGCGTCGCCGGCCTCACCGCCGCGCTGCGCTGCGCGGCCGCCGGCCTGCGGACGGTCGTGGTCACCAAGGCCCGCCTCGACGACGGCTCCACCCGCTGGGCGCAGGGCGGCATCGCCGCGGCGCTCGGCGAGGGCGACACCCCCGGCCAGCACCTCGACGACACCCTGGTGGCCGGCGCCGGCCTCTGCGACGAGGAGGCCGTGCGGACCCTGGTCACCGAGGGCCCCGGCGCGGTGCGCCGCCTGATCGGGGCCGGCGCGCGCTTCGACACGGACCCGGAGTCCGGGGCGATCGAGCTGACCAGGGAGGGCGGCCACCACCGCCGCCGCATCGCGCACGCGGGCGGCGACGCCACCGGCGCCGAGATCTCCCGCGCCCTGGTCGACGCCGTCCGGCGCCAGGGACTGCGCACCATCGAGAACGCCCTCGTGCTCGATCTGCTCACCGACGCCGAGGGCCGCACCGCGGGCATCACCCTGCACGTCATGGACGAGGGCGAGCACGACGGCGTCGGGGCCGTCCACGCCCCCGCCGTGGTGCTCGCCACGGGCGGCATGGGCCAGGTCTACTCGGCCACCACCAACCCGGCCGTCTCCACCGGCGACGGCGTGGCGCTCGCGCTGCGCGCCGGGGCCGAGGTCTCGGACCTGGAGTTCGTGCAGTTCCACCCCACCGTCCTGTTCCTCGGCGCCGGCAGCGAGGGCCAGCAGCCGCTGGTCTCCGAGGCCGTGCGCGGGGAGGGCGCCCACCTCGTCGACGCCGACGGCGTCCGCTTCATGACCGGGCAGCACGAGCTGGCCGAACTCGCCCCGCGCGACATCGTCGCCAAGGGCATCATGCGCCGGATGCACGAGCAGGGCGCCGAGCACATGTACCTGGACGCCCGCCACTTCGGCGCCGCGATGTGGGAGAGCCGTTTCCCCACGATCCTCGCCGCCTGCCGGTCCCACGGCATCGACCCCGTGACCGAGCCCGTCCCGGTCGCCCCCGCGGCCCACTACGCCTCCGGCGGCATCCGGACCGACCTGCACGGCCGCACCACCGTCCCGGGCCTGTACGCCTGCGGCGAGGTCGCGTGCACCGGCGTCCACGGCGCCAACCGGCTGGCGTCCAACTCCCTCCTGGAGGGCCTGGTCTTCGCCGAGCGGATCGCCGACGACATCGCCGCGCACGGCCCCCACCGCGAGGGCGTGCCCGCGGTGTCCGGACCCGGGCCGGGGACCATCCGCCCGCTGGCCGGTCCCGGCGCCCGCGCGGAGATCCAGCGGATCATGAGCGGGTACGCGGGTGTGCTGCGTTCCGGCCCGAGCCTGCGCAAGGCGGCCGACGCGCTGGCGGCCCTGCACGCGTCCGCGGCGGCCGCCGGTACGGCGGTGGAACCCGGCACCGCCGCCTGGGAGACGACCAACCTGCTCGACGTCGCCCGCGCCCTGGTGGCCGCCGCCCTGGAGCGCGAGGAGACCCGCGGCTGCCACTGGCGCGAGGACCACCCCGACCGCGACGACGACCACTGGCGGCGCCATCTCGTCGTCCGCCTCTCCGCGGGGGAGCCGGACGTCCGCCCCACCGCCGGTGAGGCCTTTCCACCCGTAACGCCCGACGCCCCCAGGGAGCCGCAACCGTGACCACGCCCGAAGAACGTCCGGAGCCCGTGGACGTACCGCTGATCCAGATCGGCGCGCCCGCCGCAGACGGGGCGGGCTGCGGCGACGGCTGCGGCTGTGCCGACGAGGTGTACGAGAGCGGGCTCGACCCCGCACTCGCCGAACTCCTCGCCGCCGCCGGGCTCGACCCGGTCCAGGTCGAGGACATCGCCCATCTCGCCATCGAGGAGGACCTCGACGGCGGGGTGGACGTCACCAGCGTGGCGACCGTCCCCCAGGACGCCGTCGCGACGGGCGACTTCACCGCCCGCGAGTCCGGCACGGTGGCCGGACTGCGGGTCGCCGAGGCGATCCTGTCGATCGTGTGCACCACCGAGTTCGAGGTGGAGCGGCACGTCGAGGACGGCGACCGGGTCGAGGCGGGCCAGAAGCTGCTCTCCGTCACCGCCGGCACCCGCGATCTGCTCACCGGCGAGCGCAGCGCGCTCAACCTGCTGTGCCGGCTGTCCGGCATCGCGACGGCGACCCGTGCCTGGGCGGACGCCCTGGAGGGCACCGGCGCGCGAGTGCGCGACACCCGCAAGACCACGCCCGGCCTGCGGGCCCTGGAGAAGTACGCGGTGCGCTGCGGCGGCGGCGTCAACCACCGGATGTCGCTGTCCGACGCGGCGCTGGTCAAGGACAACCACGTGGTGGCCGCCGGCGGGGTGGCCGAGGCGTTCAAGGCCGTCCGCGACCGGTTCCCCGACCTGCCGATCGAGGTCGAGGTGGACACCCTGCACCAGGTCCGCGAGGTGCTGGACGCGGGCGCCGACCTGATCCTGCTCGACAACTTCACCCCGGCGGAGACCGAGGAGGCCGTCGCCCTCACCGCGGGCCGGGCGGTCCTGGAGTCCTCCGGCCGCCTCACCCTGGAGAACGCCCGCGCGTACGCGGCGACGGGCGTCGACTACCTGGCCGTCGGCGGACTCACCCACTCCTCGCCGATCCTGGACATCGGCCTCGACCTCCGCGAGGTCGACGCCTGATGCTGCTCACCATCGACGTCGGCAACACCCACACCGTCCTGGGGCTCTTCGACGGCGAGGAGATCGTCGAGCACTGGCGCATCTCGACCGACTCCCGCCGCACCGCCGACGAACTCGCCGTCCTGCTCCAGGGCCTGATGGGCATGCACCCGCTGCTCGGCGACGAACTGGGCGACGGGATCGAGGGCATCGCGATCTGCTCGACGGTCCCGTCGGTCCTGCACGAACTGCGCGAGGTCACCCGCCGCTACTACGGCGACGTCCCCGCCGTCCTCGTCGAGCCCGGCATCAAGACCGGCGTCCCGATCCTCATGGACAACCCCAAGGAGGTCGGCGCGGACCGCATCATCAACGCGGTCGCCGCGGTCGAGCTGTACGGGGGGCCCGCGATCGTCGTCGACTTCGGGACGGCGACGACCTTCGACGCCGTCAGTGCGCGCGGCGAGTACGCGGGCGGGGTGATCGCCCCCGGCATCGAGATCTCCGTCGAGGCCCTCGGTGTGAAGGGCGCCCAGCTCCGCAAGATCGAACTGGCCCGTCCGCGCAGCGTCATCGGCAAGAACACGGTGGAGGCGATGCAGGCGGGCATCGTCTACGGCTTCGCGGGCCAGGTCGACGGAGTGGTCGGCCGGATGAAGCGGGAGCTCGCCGAGGACCCGGAGGAGGTGACCGTGATCGCGACGGGCGGCCTCGCACCGATGGTGCTCGGCGAGTCCTCCGCGATCGACGAGCACGAGCCGTGGCTGACGCTGATCGGGCTGCGCCTGGTCTACGAACGCAACGTCTCCCGTCTGTGAAGCCGCCCGCCGGGGCCGTCCCGCCCCGGCGGCGCCTTCCGCAGCCGTCCCCGCCGGTCCGTTCTCCGTACGCCGTGCGCCGGTCCCGGTCCGCCGTCGTCAGCCGCCCCGCGGGACCGGACCCGTGGATTCCCTCCGTTCGTCGCCCGTGCGACCGGCCGCGGAATTCCCGCCACGAAAGCGAAAAACGCCCGCTTTCGTACCATTAAGTGGAATTTCGCCCGTCGGCTCGTATGGTCGGCGCATGCCCACGCCATACGGACCCCACGGCGGCATGGCCTTCGGCGCGGACGAGCTGCGTGTGCTCCGACGCGCCCTCGCCACCGCCCTCCATCCCGTCCCCCTCGCCGACGAGGACGTCCGGGAGTGCCTGCGGCTCGCCGACTCCGTCGACGAGGCCGTTCGCGAGGCCGGACGCCTCCGCGCCTTCCTCGTCGCCGATCTCGCCCGCTACCGTGCCGCGCTGCCCGGTTCGGCCACCGGCTACCTGGAGCTCCTCCAGGAGGCGCTGGCGGCCGGCTACGAGCCCGGCACGGACGATCTCGCGGCCCTGCGGGCGCTCGGCGGCAACCCGGTCGCGGCGGCCGTGCTGCGCCGCTGCCTGGGAATCGCCGAGCAGTCGGTGCGGGCCAGGCTCGCCCGGGTCGCCGTGCGCGTCCCCGCTCCGATGCCCGCACCGGAGCACCGGCCCGCCGGGGCGCCGCGCCGCGCGAGGCTGCTCGCGCTGCCCGGCGGGCGGGGCGCCGACGAACCGAAGAGCAAGCCGCAGCCGCGGCCCCGGCCGCCGGCTCCCGACGAGAAGCCCGTGCCGAAGCCCTCCGAGGTGTTCCCGCCACGCCGGAAGCCGGTGCCCCCGCCGGAGAGCCGGGCCGTCGGATAGCTACCCTGGGGGCATGGACTACGTTTCCGCGCTCGTTCCCCCCGTGGTGATGGCCGCCTTCTTCATCGGCCTGGTCGTGACGATCGTCAAGAGCCAGGGCGGCCCGAACAAGGCGAAGGAGGACGCGGCCGTGGACGCCGCGCTCAGCCGGGCCGACTCGGCCCGGCAGCCCGGCCCCGACGCCTGAGGCGCGGCCGCGCCGCATCGAGGACGTACGACAGGACCGCTGTCGTACGTCCTTTTTGTTACGTCAATAGCCCTTCATGACGGTTTCTCCCACTAGGGTGGCAATGTGCCCCGTCAATTGGGAGAGCTCGAAGACGCCGTCATGACACGGGTCTGGCAATGGAACCGGCCGGTCACCGTCAGAGAAGTGCTGGAGGACCTCCAGCAGGATCGCTCCATCGCCTACACCACCGTCATGACGGTAATGGACAATCTCCATCAGAAGGGCTGGGTGCGCCGGGAAGTGGACGGCCGCGCCTATCGGTATACGGCGGTCTCCACCCGCGCCGCGTACTCGGCCGCACTGATGAACGAAGCCTGGTCGCAGAGTGACAACCCCGCCGCCGCGCTGGTCGCCTTCTTCGGCATGATGTCGCCCGAGCAGCGCGAGTCCCTGCAAGCCGCGATGCGCATCGTGCAGGGCGCAGAGGGTGGCGACGGACCGGGTGCCCCGGGGCGATAGCGTCGCGCCATGCCTTATGCCGAAGCAAATGCCGTCACCGTCCGGCGGGCCAGGACCAGCGATGTCCCCGATGTGCGACGACTCGTCGATCCGTACGTGAGTGAAGGCATCCTGCTCGACAAAGCGACCGTCACGCTTTACGAGGCCATCCAGGAGTTCTGGGTCGCGGAACGCGACGAGGACGCGCGGGTCGTCGGATGCGGCGCACTTCATGTGATGTGGGAAGACCTCGCCGAAGTGCGCACCCTCGCGGTGGACCCGCAGTTCCAGGGGCACGGCACCGGTCACCAGGTGCTCGGCAAGCTGCTCCAGACCGCGCGGTGGCTCGGTGTGCGGAAGGTTTTCTGCCTCACCTTCGAAGTGGACTTCTTCCAGAAGCACGGCTTCGTCGAGATCGGGGAGTCCCAGACTCCGGTCGACACCGATGTCTACGCGGAGCTGCTGCGTTCCTATGACGAGGGAGTCGCGGAGTTCCTCGGTCTCGAACGGGTGAAGCCGAACACGTTGGGCAACAGCCGCATGCTTCTGCACCTGTGACAGCGCCCGCCCCGTGATCCCGGGACCGGATCCCGGCAACCGGGAGCGGGATCCCTATGTCCGAATCGCGCACGTTTCCCGTCTTCTCGAGGATCTGAACCTCTGCCAAGGGTTTGTGTTTTCCAGAGAAAAGCGGTTTCCTTTCCGCGTACTGCATTTTCGATGAAAGGAAATCCGGTGGCACAGAAGGTTCAGGTCCTTCTTGTCGACGACCTCGACGGCGGCGAGGCGGACGAGACGGTGACGTTCGCTCTGGACGGCAAGACCTACGAGATCGACCTCACCACCGCCAATGCCGACAAGCTCCGGGGCCTGCTCGAGCCGTACGCGAAGAGCGGCCGCCGCACCGGAGGCCGTGCCGCGACCGGTCGCGGCAAGGGCCGTGCCGCCGCGGGCGGCGGCAACAAGGACACCGCGGAGATCCGCGCGTGGGCCAAGGCCAACGGCTACGAGGTCAACGACCGCGGCCGTGTTCCCGCGTCGGTCCGTGAGGCCTACGAGAAGGCCAACGGCTGACTCTCCCCGCGTCCGGCACGCGCGCACCCCGTGCGCGCCGGCCGGAGCCGCAGCCGGTGGCACTCCGTCGCGGCGGCGGCCACCAGCGGCACCAGACCGGGGGCGTCCCCACTGTCCCCGAGTCCGGCGAGCGCGGGCAGCTCCGCGTCCCGTCCCCGCACGGGCGGACGCAGCCAGCGGGCGGCGCCCCGGGGCACGGGGCCCGTCCGGCCCGGGGGCGCCGGCGCGGCCATCCGGCCGCCGGCGCCGACGGCAGTGAGATCCAGGTCCACTCCGCCCCAGTCCAGCCAGTCGAGCAGCCCGGGCAGTTCCTCGGCGCTCCCCGCCGCGACCAGCAGCCGCATCCTGCCGCCCTGGACCGCGACGGGCCCGGCGGCCGCGCGGCGCAGCAGCGCCGCCCCGGCCGCCGCCGGCATCTCCAGCACGTCGAAGTGGATCCCCGTCACCAGCGCGACGGGTGAGCCGTCGGCGACCGTCCAGCCGAGCGTCGCGCGGTACCAGTTCCCGGGGCACTCCCCGGCGGGCGGACGGGGACGCGGGACGACCGGAATCGTGAAGGGCATGTCCCGGGAACTTCCCGGAGCCCCCGTCGGTTACGAAAGGTGTGCGATCCGTCGCACAGCGTCGCCGTAAGGGGGCGCCACGGGCGCGCGCCGCGGCGCAAGGTTGTTCGCCCGTAGCGGAGGGGAGGGGTGTGTGCCGCATGGACTGTCAGTGATGACGGGTAAGACATTCCTAGTGGGGAGGGGCGACACGCTCGCAGGGCCGTCTCACGTTCGCCATCGGCGTACTGATGACGGGGGTAACTGCCTGGCCTGCGGGAACATCGTCTCGCACCATCGGGTTGGAGCAGTTGTCGGCGTTCAGGGGTCAGGAGGCCACAGACGGGTGTCGGCAGTTGGAATGAGCGGTCCCCGCTTGCGGGACTAAGCTGCGGAAGGACAGGGAGGGGACCGACCCCTTACTGCCTGACCGCTCTGAGGAGCGATTAACGATGTTCGAGAGGTTCACCGACCGCGCGCGGCGGGTTGTCGTCCTGGCTCAGGAAGAAGCCCGGATGCTCAACCACAACTACATCGGCACCGAGCACATCCTCCTGGGCCTTATCCACGAGGGTGAGGGTGTCGCCGCTAAGGCCCTGGAGAGCCTCGGGATTTCGCTCGAGGCGGTCCGCCAGCAGGTGGAGGAGATCATCGGTCAGGGCCAGCAGGCCCCGTCCGGGCACATCCCCTTCACGCCCCGTGCCAAGAAGGTCCTGGAGCTGTCGCTCCGCGAGGCTCTTCAGCTGGGCCACAACTACATCGGCACCGAGCACATCCTGCTCGGCCTGATCCGCGAGGGCGAGGGCGTCGCGGCCCAGGTCCTCGTGAAGCTGGGCGCCGATCTCAACCGGGTGCGGCAGCAGGTCATCCAGCTGCTCTCCGGATACCAGGGCAAGGAGGCCGCCACGGCAGGCGGCCCGGCCGAGGGCACCCCCTCGACCTCCCTCGTCCTCGACCAGTTCGGCCGGAACCTCACCCAGGCCGCTCGTGAGTCCAAGCTCGACCCGGTCATCGGGCGCGAGAAGGAGATCGAGCGGGTCATGCAGGTGCTGTCCCGCCGCACCAAGAACAACCCCGTGCTCATCGGCGAGCCCGGCGTCGGCAAGACGGCGGTCGTCGAGGGCCTGGCGCAGGCCATCGTCAAGGGCGAGGTGCCCGAGACCCTCAAGGACAAGCACCTCTACACCCTCGACCTCGGCGCGCTGGTGGCCGGCTCCCGGTACCGCGGTGACTTCGAGGAGCGCCTGAAGAAGGTCCTCAAGGAGATCCGCACCCGCGGCGACATCATCCTGTTCATCGACGAGCTCCACACCCTGGTGGGTGCGGGCGCCGCCGAGGGCGCGATCGACGCCGCCTCGATCCTGAAGCCGATGCTGGCCCGCGGTGAGCTCCAGACCATCGGTGCCACCACGCTCGACGAGTACCGCAAGCACCTGGAGAAGGACGCCGCGCTGGAGCGCCGCTTCCAGCCCATCCAGGTCGCGGAGCCGTCGCTGCCGCACACCATCGAGATCCTCAAGGGTCTGCGCGACCGGTACGAGGCCCACCACCGGGTCTCGATCACCGACGAGGCGCTCGTCCAGGCCGCCACGCTGGCCGACCGGTACATCTCGGACCGCTTCCTGCCGGACAAGGCGATCGACCTGATCGACGAGGCCGGTTCCCGGATGCGCATCCGCCGGATGACCGCGCCGCCGGACCTGCGCGAGTTCGACGAGAAGATCGCCGGTGTGCGCCGGGACAAGGAGTCCGCGATCGACTCCCAGGACTTCGAGAAGGCAGCCTCCCTGCGCGACAAGGAGAAGCAGCTGCTGGCGGCGAAGGCCAAGCGGGAGAAGGAGTGGAAGGCCGGCGACATGGACGTCGTCGCCGAGGTCGACGGCGAGCTGATCGCCGAGGTCCTCGCGACTGCCACCGGCATCCCGGTCTTCAAGCTGACCGAGGAGGAGTCCTCGCGTCTGCTGCGCATGGAGGACGAGCTCCACAAGCGCGTCATCGGGCAGAAGGACGCCATCAAGGCCCTCTCGCAGGCGATCCGCCGTACGCGGGCCGGCCTGAAGGACCCGAAGCGCCCCGGCGGCTCGTTCATCTTCGCCGGCCCGTCCGGTGTCGGTAAGACGGAGCTCTCCAAGACGCTCGCCGAATTCCTCTTCGGCGACGAGGACGCGCTGATCTCCCTCGACATGTCGGAGTTCAGCGAGAAGCACACGGTTTCCCGTCTCTTCGGTTCCCCGCCCGGATACGTGGGTTACGAGGAGGGTGGCCAGCTCACCGAGAAGGTGCGCCGGAAGCCGTTCTCCGTCGTCCTCTTCGACGAGGTCGAGAAGGCCCACCCCGATATCTTCAATTCCCTTCTGCAGATCCTGGAGGACGGTCGGCTGACCGACTCCCAGGGCCGCGTCGTGGACTTCAAGAACACGGTCATCATCATGACGACCAACCTCGGGACCCGGGACATCTCCAAGGGCTTCAACCTGGGCTTCGCCGCCCAGGGCGACGTCAAGACGGGCTACGAGCGGATGAAGGCGAAGGTCAACGAGGAGCTGAAGCAGCACTTCCGGCCGGAGTTCCTGAACCGTGTCGACGACACCGTCGTCTTCCACCAGCTCACCGAGGACGACATCATCCAGATCGTCGACCTCATGATCGCCAAGGTGGACGAGCGGCTGAAGGA
It encodes the following:
- the panC gene encoding pantoate--beta-alanine ligase yields the protein MSGIRTTTREPELVPTRDALRALLAARRTAATRTAVVMTMGALHDGHAELVRAARRQVGEAGFVVVTVFVNPLQFGAGEDLDRYPRTLDADLVTAAEAGADAVFAPSADEVYPGGAPQVRITAGPMGEVLEGRTRPGHFDGMLTVVAKLLHLTSPDVALFGQKDAQQLALIRRMVRDLNFPVEIVGVPTVREESGLARSSRNQYLSPAERGTALALSRALFAARDRLAAQQALHARAEAVPAAPARAAALSAMGEARAAADAHAVAQAGPPVGAAAVRAAAAAVLEEAARSTPPLLLDYLALVDPAGFTEVADDHTGDAVLAVAAKVGTTRLIDNIPLTFGAPQ
- a CDS encoding L-aspartate oxidase — its product is MTGIRPEAGTRLAAPAPGWAIEADVAVVGSGVAGLTAALRCAAAGLRTVVVTKARLDDGSTRWAQGGIAAALGEGDTPGQHLDDTLVAGAGLCDEEAVRTLVTEGPGAVRRLIGAGARFDTDPESGAIELTREGGHHRRRIAHAGGDATGAEISRALVDAVRRQGLRTIENALVLDLLTDAEGRTAGITLHVMDEGEHDGVGAVHAPAVVLATGGMGQVYSATTNPAVSTGDGVALALRAGAEVSDLEFVQFHPTVLFLGAGSEGQQPLVSEAVRGEGAHLVDADGVRFMTGQHELAELAPRDIVAKGIMRRMHEQGAEHMYLDARHFGAAMWESRFPTILAACRSHGIDPVTEPVPVAPAAHYASGGIRTDLHGRTTVPGLYACGEVACTGVHGANRLASNSLLEGLVFAERIADDIAAHGPHREGVPAVSGPGPGTIRPLAGPGARAEIQRIMSGYAGVLRSGPSLRKAADALAALHASAAAAGTAVEPGTAAWETTNLLDVARALVAAALEREETRGCHWREDHPDRDDDHWRRHLVVRLSAGEPDVRPTAGEAFPPVTPDAPREPQP
- the nadC gene encoding carboxylating nicotinate-nucleotide diphosphorylase encodes the protein MTTPEERPEPVDVPLIQIGAPAADGAGCGDGCGCADEVYESGLDPALAELLAAAGLDPVQVEDIAHLAIEEDLDGGVDVTSVATVPQDAVATGDFTARESGTVAGLRVAEAILSIVCTTEFEVERHVEDGDRVEAGQKLLSVTAGTRDLLTGERSALNLLCRLSGIATATRAWADALEGTGARVRDTRKTTPGLRALEKYAVRCGGGVNHRMSLSDAALVKDNHVVAAGGVAEAFKAVRDRFPDLPIEVEVDTLHQVREVLDAGADLILLDNFTPAETEEAVALTAGRAVLESSGRLTLENARAYAATGVDYLAVGGLTHSSPILDIGLDLREVDA
- a CDS encoding type III pantothenate kinase produces the protein MLLTIDVGNTHTVLGLFDGEEIVEHWRISTDSRRTADELAVLLQGLMGMHPLLGDELGDGIEGIAICSTVPSVLHELREVTRRYYGDVPAVLVEPGIKTGVPILMDNPKEVGADRIINAVAAVELYGGPAIVVDFGTATTFDAVSARGEYAGGVIAPGIEISVEALGVKGAQLRKIELARPRSVIGKNTVEAMQAGIVYGFAGQVDGVVGRMKRELAEDPEEVTVIATGGLAPMVLGESSAIDEHEPWLTLIGLRLVYERNVSRL
- a CDS encoding BlaI/MecI/CopY family transcriptional regulator, whose amino-acid sequence is MPRQLGELEDAVMTRVWQWNRPVTVREVLEDLQQDRSIAYTTVMTVMDNLHQKGWVRREVDGRAYRYTAVSTRAAYSAALMNEAWSQSDNPAAALVAFFGMMSPEQRESLQAAMRIVQGAEGGDGPGAPGR
- a CDS encoding amino-acid N-acetyltransferase, whose product is MPYAEANAVTVRRARTSDVPDVRRLVDPYVSEGILLDKATVTLYEAIQEFWVAERDEDARVVGCGALHVMWEDLAEVRTLAVDPQFQGHGTGHQVLGKLLQTARWLGVRKVFCLTFEVDFFQKHGFVEIGESQTPVDTDVYAELLRSYDEGVAEFLGLERVKPNTLGNSRMLLHL
- a CDS encoding histone-like nucleoid-structuring protein Lsr2: MAQKVQVLLVDDLDGGEADETVTFALDGKTYEIDLTTANADKLRGLLEPYAKSGRRTGGRAATGRGKGRAAAGGGNKDTAEIRAWAKANGYEVNDRGRVPASVREAYEKANG
- a CDS encoding SCO3374 family protein is translated as MPFTIPVVPRPRPPAGECPGNWYRATLGWTVADGSPVALVTGIHFDVLEMPAAAGAALLRRAAAGPVAVQGGRMRLLVAAGSAEELPGLLDWLDWGGVDLDLTAVGAGGRMAAPAPPGRTGPVPRGAARWLRPPVRGRDAELPALAGLGDSGDAPGLVPLVAAAATECHRLRLRPARTGCARAGRGESQPLAFS
- a CDS encoding ATP-dependent Clp protease ATP-binding subunit, producing MFERFTDRARRVVVLAQEEARMLNHNYIGTEHILLGLIHEGEGVAAKALESLGISLEAVRQQVEEIIGQGQQAPSGHIPFTPRAKKVLELSLREALQLGHNYIGTEHILLGLIREGEGVAAQVLVKLGADLNRVRQQVIQLLSGYQGKEAATAGGPAEGTPSTSLVLDQFGRNLTQAARESKLDPVIGREKEIERVMQVLSRRTKNNPVLIGEPGVGKTAVVEGLAQAIVKGEVPETLKDKHLYTLDLGALVAGSRYRGDFEERLKKVLKEIRTRGDIILFIDELHTLVGAGAAEGAIDAASILKPMLARGELQTIGATTLDEYRKHLEKDAALERRFQPIQVAEPSLPHTIEILKGLRDRYEAHHRVSITDEALVQAATLADRYISDRFLPDKAIDLIDEAGSRMRIRRMTAPPDLREFDEKIAGVRRDKESAIDSQDFEKAASLRDKEKQLLAAKAKREKEWKAGDMDVVAEVDGELIAEVLATATGIPVFKLTEEESSRLLRMEDELHKRVIGQKDAIKALSQAIRRTRAGLKDPKRPGGSFIFAGPSGVGKTELSKTLAEFLFGDEDALISLDMSEFSEKHTVSRLFGSPPGYVGYEEGGQLTEKVRRKPFSVVLFDEVEKAHPDIFNSLLQILEDGRLTDSQGRVVDFKNTVIIMTTNLGTRDISKGFNLGFAAQGDVKTGYERMKAKVNEELKQHFRPEFLNRVDDTVVFHQLTEDDIIQIVDLMIAKVDERLKDRDMGIELSSTAKSLLAKKGYDPVLGARPLRRTIQREIEDILSEKILFGELRPGHIVVVDTEGEGEEKKFTFRGEEKSALPDVPPIEQAAGGTGPNLSKDA